The genome window AATTTATCCGTGGGGTCGCCTCTAAAATCTAAAATCTAAAATCTAAAATCTAAAATCGATTGACCACTAGCGTGCCAGATTTCATGCAGAATAGGGAAAATTTTGCTGATGACAGTGAGGACATCAGCGTCTCGATCGCCGAAAATAGAGAGGAAGGTCGATCGCAGCTACCGTCGAGTTTGGTTTGGGCGATCGCTGCTGCTGCGGCAATTTTCTTTTTGTGTAGCAGTTTGCGGCACGCTTTATTCCAATCAACTGCTTTCGATTTGGGAATTTTTGACCAAGCAATTTACTTGATCGGCCAAAACCAAACGCCTTTTTCTTCTTTAATGGGGATGCATATTTTGGGCGATCACGCAGCGGTAATATATTATCCGCTAGCTTTGCTGTACAAAATTTCCCCGGATGTGCATTGGCTGCTGTTCGTACAAGCAGTTGCATTATCCCTTGGCGCTTGGCCTACCTGGAGTTTAGCGCGTTTGGCAGGTTTAAATCAAGAACAATCCCGTGCGATCGCATTGATTTATTTGCTCTATCCGGTGGTATTTAACATCAATTTATTTGATTTTCACCCGGAAGTAATCGCTTTACCCGCACTTTTGGCAGCAATTTTGGCGGCGCGTTTAAATAAAATTGTGTGGTTTTGTACCGCTATTCTGTTAGTTCTCAGTTGCAAGGCGGTGTTGTCTCTAACCGTTGTTGCTATGGGTTTCTGGCTGTTTTTTTGCGAAAAAAAGCAACGGTACGGGGCGATCGCACTTTTGCTCGGTGCAGCTTGGTTTTTGATAGCTTCCCAGAAAATCATCCCCTTCTTTAGCGGCAGCGAAGTCGCTGGAGTCGGGCGCTACAGCTATTTAGGCAAATCCGTACTAGAAATTATCATCAATCTCATATTAAAACCACAGTTAGTATTAGGAAAAATTCTTTCCTTCGATACATTCAAATATTTATTTCTCCTCACCTTACCTGTGATTTGGCTGCTATTGCCATTCTCTGGCAAACTACGGCTACAATATCTAACAGCGCTAATTCCTGCCCTCCCTACCCTACTGATCAATATCCTCTCTGACTTGCCATTTCAACGCAGCTTAGCCTATCAGTATTCAGTACCTGTAATTCCCTTTTTATTTTTAGCAGCGATAGCGAAGGCAGAAAGAAGGAACGGAGAAGAAATAAAAGGCAACAAGGAAGAGGATAAAGCAAACAAGCAACATTTTTTAACAGGGGTCAATCTGCCACAAATTAAAAACTTCCGAATTTCTCAACTTTGGCGGGGAATTCAATTGCCGAGAATCATGATAATTTGGTCATTACTAATTTTCCTATTTCTGGGCGAATATAAAGATTTTTATCTGTACCTAAATAGACTAGATACCTGGCAAGCTACACGCGAAGCAGCCGCACAAGTTCAACCGCAAAGCAGTATTTTAACAGATAATAGACTTGCCCCTCACTTTGCCCACCGCCCAATAGTAAAATTGCTTTCACAAATTTCGCCCCAAACAAATTTAGCTGAATTTCAATACATATTATTAAACCTGCGCCATCCCTGGCCCGATACTGAAAAAATTGGTGAGACCTTAGCAAATCAACTTAAAAATTCTCCAGATTTTCACTTAACTTATCAAAAAAACGAAGTCCTGCTATTTAAACGAATCGCTAATTAAACCAATAAAATGCTAACTTTAAAATCCCTAAAATTTCATCCAGTATTTTTAATGATTGGCGCGACAGCGATAGTCTTATTTACCGCCAGCAGCGCGCGGCACGCTTTGTTTCAGTCAACAGCATTCGACTTAGCAATTTTTGACCAAGCAATTTATTTAATATCCCAAAATCAAACGCCATTTTCCTCTTTAATGGCAATAAATATTTGGGGCGATCATGCCGCTTTTATTTTCTATCCACTAGCTTTACTTTACAAAATATATCCAGATGTTCACTGGCTTTTATTAGTGCAAGCTGTTTCTCTAGCTTTAGGTGCTTGGCCGAGTTGGAGTTTGGCACGTCAAGCGGGATTAAACGAACGAAAAGCAATTGCAATTTCAGCCCTATATCTGCTTTATCCCGCAGTATTTAATGTCAATCTCTTCGACTTCCACCCAGAAGTAATTGCTTTACCAGCACTGCTAGCAGCAATCTTAGCCGCGAGGCTGAATAAAACCTTATGGTTTTGTGCTGCTATTGTATTAGTTTTGAGCTGCAAAGCCGTGCTATCTTTAACTGTGGCTGCGATGGGTTTGTGGCTGTTGTGTTTTGACAAAAAACGCAAGTGTGGACTCATAGCTCTATTTCTAGGCGCGGGTTGGTTCCTGGTAGCTACTCAGGCAGTTATACCGTATTTTAATCAGGGAAGAGAACACGCGGGGATCGGGCGATATCAATATTTGGGAAACTCGGTTTTTGAAATTGCTATTAATTTAATAGTCAAGCCCAATTTAGTTTTAGGGCGTTTGTTTTCTGTAGATACTTTTGAATATTTAGCCTTATTGCTATTACCAGTAATTTGGTGGCTGTCCCCGCGTCATCTGTCATCTTTAATTAGTGCTGTGCCGATGTGGGCGATGAATATTCTTTCCGATATCCCCGCTCAGCGGGATTTAATTCATCAATATTCTGTGCCGATATTGCCGTTTTTGTTGGTTGCCGTAATTTCCAGTTTAGCAGCTAGCAATCAGCACAAGGGAAAGACTATATTTGATAGATTGCCAATTCCTAATTATCCATTGCCTAGAGTCATTGTAATTTGGTCGTTAATTGCTTTCTTAGCTTTAGCGAAATACGGCTATTTTTGGACTATTTATTTAAATGGGATCGACACTTTGCCAGCTACCAAAGAGGCAATTTCTCTTGTTGAAACCAAAGGCAGTGTTTTAACAACTGCTCAGATTGCTCCGCACTTAGCGCATCGCCCTGTAGTAAAATTAACTCACGCTAACGCGCCGCCTGCAAATCTCGCAGAATTTGATTATGTATTGCTGAACTTCAGATATCCTGGCTGGATGAGCGATCGAGAATTTGTTAAAAACCTAGTAACTCAACTAAAAAATACCCCTCAATTTCAACTAAAATATCAGCGAGACGACATATACCTATTTACTAAAAATCATTAGCCAGCAGTCAGCAGTCAACTGTCAACTGTCAGCAGTCAACTGTCAGCAGTCAACTGTCAACTGTCAACTGTCAACAAATTCGCGCTAATCCTCGACTTTCAAAGCCCTTCTGGCCAACTTCACGTAAGTTTTCACAGTTGCATAAGGCATTTCCAAATCAGCCGCAATATCAAACAAAGATTCCCCCAATTCCCGGCGCGCCAAAATCGTCGCCCAAGTTTCAGCAATCTCAGCAGCGCGACTTCCACCTGTACGCTTTCTTTGTGCCATAAACTTCTGTGTCAATTCATCTATTCGCGCCGCCAATACGCTTTGTATCGACACTTCAGGTAGCGCTTCTGTCAACCATTGCGATCGCGTTTGTCCCAATCCAAAAGTTGTTTTGTGGCCAGTGCCGCAGTAAGGCGCTAACCGCCCCAAAGCATAAAATAATTGTACAAAATCAGGGCGATTGTGAGCCGATCGCCCTAGCCCAAATTCCACAGCCCCAGTGAATCCCGTTACCATGCCTTTTTTGCCCGCCGCTACCTTTTGCGACTCCAATTTGTGGCGGCTAATAATTGCATTTTCATCAATCCAATTCAAAAATTCTGCTTGGTCAAAATTCAGCCCAGAAAAGTTATTCCAGCGGCGCAAATAGCTGTGAAAAATATTTTCGGGAACTGGCAAAGGGAAGTGGTGGCCTTTGCTGCGAAAGCTTGTAGGAGTCACAAAACTAAGTTTGATGGTGGGCGAAAAAGGGGGGTCTGCTGTTAATAATTGCTGGTAAGTTGTGGGAGCAAAAGCAATATCCCAAGAGCGAATTAGCAGCGGAGCATTTCGCAAATCTATCTCTTCGGGCAAATTTTGCAGCCACTGACTCAGCCACTGCACTACTGGCTTTGAAAGTCCTGTTACGTACCAGCGATAAATTCGATCGCCCAAAAGCTGAAATTCTTTGCCACCGGGAAGCAAATCACCTTCCAATCCCGAAATAGTAAAGGCTTTTTCTGATTGTTCATCGTGCAAAAGTTGCGATAAATCCGGGTCAGTTTGCTGTACTTGACCTAAAAACCAAGCGTGCAAACCTATAGCATACTGCGCGTACAGATAGCTAGCAGCGCGGGGAGTCAATTCAAACACTAATCCGACTAACTCGGTGTCAGCCGGCCAAATCAGCCCAGAAGGAAGAGATTTTTTGGTGTGGGTGCGGTTCGGGGAAGTTGCCATCAGATGCCGTGCCTATAGCCGTCACAGAAAGAGCGCCGTGCTATCTTATCCGATTTTTATCCCCTTTGGGGGATGATTGTTGAGGGCGATCGATCGCCCAAATCTTTGGGTAGCTCCAAAAACCCGCCCTGCTGCAAGTTTCCCGCAGCCTCCGGGATCGACAAAAACCACTAAAAAACCAACACCGTAAAACTCAATCTTTGTCAAGGTTTTCTTCCTTGTAACTAAACAGAAATATACCAGCGTTTAAAATCACCTTCTGCGCTACAATTGTCAAAAGCTCGTAGCATCCTCAACTCCGATCCTAAACTATGAACACAACAGAAAAATCTAAACTATCCAACGAAAAAACTTTGGAGGCGATGAAGAATTTCTCCGAAACCTACGCCAAGCGCACGGGAACTTACTTTTGTTCCGAACCTTCCGTCACTGCTGTCGTGATAGAAGGACTAGCAAAACACAAAGATGAACTAGGCGCTCCCTTATGCCCTTGTCGCCATTACGAAGATAAAGAAGCCGAAGTAAAAGCCGCCTACTGGAACTGTCCCTGCATTCCCATGCGCGAGCGCAAAGAGTGTCACTGTATGTTATTTCTGACGCCAGATAACGATTTCGCTGGAACGACTCAGGAAATAGGAATGGATCAGATTCAAGCGGTCAGAGAGACTATGTAATTGGTTAAGTAGGCGGTCGTGAAAGGGCAGTAGTTTTGAAAACTGGTCGTTATTTTTCCTATTTTTAAGACTTAGCTATTAAAAAACAATCGATCGCCGCCTACTCAAACACACATCCGCCCTCGAAAATCCCCAATCTCCAATCGAATGACAGAGGAAATCCCGCTCGAATTTTGCCAAGGTATCGAACAGTTTAACTGCCAAGAATTTTACGCTTGTCACGATACTTTAGAGGCTTTGTGGATGGAAGCCGACGAGCCGGAAAAAAGGTTTTATCAGGGAATATTGCAAATTGCAGTGGCGCTTTATCACTTAGGAAATCAAAACTGGCGCGGTGCAGTAATATTGCTGGGAGAAGGAATAAATCGGCTCAGTTATTATCAGCCCAGTTATGCTGGAATTGCTGTTGAAGACTTGCTCGGACAAAGTGCTAAACTTTTGAGCGCTTTGCAACAAGCTGGCCCGGAAAAAGTAGCAGAATTTGTGCCGTTGTTCGCAGGTACAGAAGTTGCAGGCTTGCAATTGCCACGAATTATCAAAGTAGAAGGTGAAACCCGATTGAGAAAAGGAGATTCCAACGGTAGGTAAGAAGGGTGGGAAAATCGCGGTATTTTCAGGTTATACCATATGTTGTACAGCAGATGCGATACAATTATAAGTTGTGCTGCTTAGGTTGTTGATTTCAGTAGTTTTGAGGTTGCCTTGAAGCGGTTTCAATCAAGTTTAAAAAGTATGGATATAGTTGAATTTCGAGGCATTTCGTTTGTTGTAGCGACTCCACCGCTACAGCCCATCTCTATTCAAGATTTATCTGCGATTGAGGATTGTCTAGGCTTTCTATTTCCGGAAGATTACCGTGCGTTCGTGAATACATTAGGACTGGGCGAAACCGACCTGAGCATAAGAACACTTCCTCCACAGGAAATTTTGGATAGCTATCTTAGTGAGGTTCGTGGTAGATTGTCTGGGGACTGGTTCTGGGCTAAAAATCCCGATGTACTTACACAAGCTCAAGCTATTGAGTGTGTCCCATTCTTTGATAGCTCTAGCGGTGACGATATTCTGTTCCATCCATCTGACCTAAATCGTTGGTTCATTTTGCCTCATGAAGGAGAGGAAGCCATTGTTGTTCACTCTTTTCAGGAACTCTGTGATTTCTATTTGCGAAGATCTAATGATTTGCAACCTCCCTATAAGTTCTACGGTTATGATGATATCTGAAAAAAGGTGGGAACGATCGCCACACAATAACGCTCATGCACACCAACCCCCGAAAGTTGATCGGTTGTGATGCAAAGTCTATCTGCGGTGTGCGATGGACAACGTTGCATTTTTCACCGACAGGTGAAATGCGATCGCGCTAGGGATGCGGAGCATTATCGCCCGCAACTTCGGACGATCGATCGCCAGCTTTCCCTATCCTAGAAAAATACAGCCCCCGCGAATGCTCAAATGAGATGGAAACTAATTTAAAGAAAGAACCTAATAAATCAAAATTTGCCGAACTCACTGGGGACAGCTAATGCCTTAGTACGTAGAGAGTTTGCCAGAAACTTCCCGAGGCGAGCAACCGTCAAAAAACTTGCAAATCCAGCAAATCAGCCAAACACGTCGTGAAAATGGCTATTGTCTTGCTAGGATAATTGGTTGACGCTCTCGGGCAGGTCGATCGACCTCACGGGAATTTTTCACGGCCGTTAAGATAAAATACCTAACTCTCGCCTGTGGGAGATCTAATCTCCATAGAGAAAAATCTGGGGGTGAGATAATGCCCTTCAGCAATTTTATAAATTTTGAGGCTTGTAAGCTATGATGCCCTCCGCTAAACTACTCAATTCCCGAATATTCAAAGGATTATCGCTGCTGTTGCCCCTCACTCTGGCAGGCGCGATCGCCTCTCCCACTTACCCGCAAGCCGGCCCCCCCCGCACTCTCAGCGTGCGATCGGACATTCAAGAAGCCGACTCCAAAACCGGCATCGTGACAGCCCGCGGCAACGTCCAAATCAACTATCCAGCCCGCCAAATACAAGCAACTGCGGCTCAAGCTCAATATTTCAGCCGCGAGCGCCGGATCATTCTCAGCGGAGATGTTTACGTATTGCAGCAGGGCAACAGCCTGCGCGGCGAAACCATAACATACCTCATCGACGAAGGGCGGTTTATTGCCCTGCCAGACAACCCAGGACAGGTAGAATCTGTTTATCTGGTTGCCCCGGAACAAGATGCGGCAGCCCAAAATGCAGTTGGCTCCCAACGTCCCCCAGTAAATCCTCAGCCCGCTATTAAACCGCCCGCAAGCCCCCGAACAGCTCCCAGGTAAAAATAGCTGGTGGCAGCCAAATTTCGCATCGGTGAAAACATACTACTTGGGATAGATGCGAAATTTCCTTTTTTGTAAATTAAAAAACTGGAGATAGTAAAATATCAACTTGAGACTCGATCGCACAAAGCTGCAGTCTGAAATTTAGCTTGTAGAGGTTGCCGGGAGCGAAAATGAAAATTGTACTCGAAAATATTCACAAATCCTACGGAAAACGCAATGTAGTCAGTCGCGTCAACCTGTCGGTATCCCAAGGAGAAATCGTAGGATTGCTCGGCCCCAACGGTGCAGGCAAAACCACAACATTTTACATAGCAACCGGATTAGAAAAACCCAATCAAGGCACCGTTTGGCTAAACGATTTAGACATCACTAAATTGGCGATGCACCAGCGAGCGCATTTGGGAATTGGCTATCTCGCTCAAGAAGCAAGCATTTTCCGAAACATGAGCGTGCGGGACAACATTTTGTTAGTCCTAGAACAAACTCAAGTGCCGCGCTGGGAATGGCGCGAGCGAGTCGATTTCCTATTGCAAGAATTTCGCTTAGAAAAAATAGCATCCAGTTTGGGAATTCAAATATCGGGGGGCGAAAGGCGGCGGACTGAACTGGCGAGAGCATTAGCCGCTGGGCGAGACGGGCCCATGTTCCTATTTTTAGACGAACCGTTTGCAGGCGTCGATCCAATCGCCGTAGACGAAATTCAAACGATTATTGCCAAACTGCGCGATCGTAAAATCGGCATCCTCATCACCGATCACAACGTCCGAGAAACCCTCGAAATTACCGATCGAGCCTACATCATGCGAGACGGCCAAATTTTAGCCTCCGGGGCTGAAGAAGAACTCTACAGCAACCCTTTAGTGCGACAGTATTACTTAGGTGACAACTTCGTGCGATAGTCTTTTGAAGGCATTCAGCAAACGGCCGAATTTTAGATTTTAGATTTTAAATTGAGGAGCAATCTGCGAGAAAGCGCCACTATGAAAATAGCAAGATCCAATTCTTTGAATCCCATCAACTGGCTGCCGAGAATTTCAGTAATGGACTGGTACATTACCAAAGAACTAATCGGCCCATTTTTATTTGGCGTCGGACTCTTTACCTCCGTCGCCGTCACAGTTGGAGCTTTATTTGAATTAGTCCGCAGAGTAGCAGAATCCGGTCTCCCCTACGGCGCAGCCATAGAAATTTTTCTCCTGCAAATTCCCTACTTCGTAGTATTGGCTTTCCCCATGTCAATGCTGCTAGCAACCTTAATGGCCTACAGCCGAATGTCCAGCGACAGCGAACTCATCGCCCTCCGCAGTTGCGGAGTTAGCGTTTACCGATTGATACTGCCTGCTGTGATAATGAGTTTAATTGTTGCAGGATTCACCTTTGCTTTGCAAGAGTTAGTTGTACCCGCCGCCAGCTACAGAGCAACTCTGACTTTAGACAGAGCCCTGAAGCGAGAAAAACCGACATTTCAAGATAAAAATATTATCTACACAGAATTTAGCAAACCCGAAAAAGGCGGCGACGAAATCCTCGCCCGCTTTTTTTATGCAGAACAATTTGACGGCCAGAAAATGAAAGGTTTAACAATTATCGATCGCTCCACCCCAGGCCTCAATCAAATCGTTTCTTCAGAATCAGCTACTTGGAATCCCTCAGAAAATACCTGGGATTTTTTCAACGGAACCGCTTATATAGTTTCTCCTGACGGCTCTTACCGCAATATAGTTAGATTTCAACACCAGCAATTGCAACTCCCCCGCACGCCCTTAGATTTAGCTGCTAGAGCGCGGGATTTCAAGGAAATGAACATTGCCCAAGCTTTAGAGCGTTTGGATATCATTAAAAACAGCGGCGACGAACCGCAAATTCGCAAATTAAAGGTGCGAATACAAGAAAAATATGCTTTTCCTTTCGTGTGCATGGTATTTGGTTTAGTGGGAGCAGCTTTGGGAACTCAACCGCGCCGCTCCGGCCGAGGAACGAGTTTTGGTATTAGCGTAGTTGTGATTTTTACTTACTACGTATTTTCTTTCATCACCAGTTCTATGGGCGTGAAAGCTGTTTTGACTCCGATTCTTTCGGCTTGGCTGCCGATCGTGTTTGGCTTGGGAATCGGGGGATTTTTGTTGGTGCGGGCAGCCGCTAGGTAAGTTTTACCGCTAACATTGGAAATGGCTAATTCGGAACTTGTACTGCCCTTTCATATCATGTCAGATCGATTGACCGTAATATCTCGGCCGGGCGGGTTTTTGAGATAGTCAATTATTGGCAGATATTGGCAGGTTTACCCGCCCCTACCAGATTTCTGGTAATCGAGCGGACATAATATCATTGCCTTCTGCTCCCTGCCCTTCGACTACGCTGAGGAGAACCGAAGTCGAAGGGCAAAAACCGCCTAGCCTAAGTATTGGGAATTGATAATATCGTTTTCGTGGCCGAACTTCCTTCATTTAAGGATTAGAAAAAGTATTGATTTGGCCACCGCCAATGTAGCGTCCCGGAGTCAGGGAGCGGGGTGTAGAAAAAGGTTGAGGTTGAATGGGCTGCACGCCCTGATTGGTGTTTTGGGGAACAACTCCAAAGTTAGGTGGCTCCGGCAAATTAAGCTGACTCGGTGGAGGTGTTTGAAATTGAGAATTCGCTGAATTGGGAGAGAATTGAGGGCTAATTATCTTGCTTCCCCCAATCCCACTTGGAAAGGGAGATGGACCGACATTTGGAAGTAGAGGTGTTGGCGAAGGTATGGCTACTGGAAGCGCCACAGGTTGAACTTCAGGTGCCAAGCCTGAGCCAGATAAATTAGTTTGGTAGGGATTTTTCGGCAAAGCCACCGTTGCAGCCCCTGCATTAATTTCGGGGAGGTTCGGTACTCTGGAATTTAACCCGGCCAATGATTCAGGGACTGTAGCTGTCGGTTTTAAGAATTCTTGAGATTCCTTGCTCGCAGTATTTGTCGGAGCCACAATTGGGGGAAGTGCTGTGGGAACATTCACAGGATTTGCTTCACCTTGAGCTGTAGCGGTCGTTGGGAGCAAATTTGTCGCATTTACGGCAGCCGGATCGGAAGCGGGTCGATCGAGCAATGTAGCCGAGTCTGCTGTTTTCTCAGGCGAAGTCGCTGTTGCCGAAGTGTCAGCAACGACGTATTTTTTCATAGCTGCTTGCAGCGGACTCACAGGCAGAGAATTTTCGTTTTGTTTATCTGAATTAGCATCACTCGACGCCTGCGATAAAGTTGCTGTCGCTGTACCCCCAGACTCAGGCTGGATCTTTTTTATCCCGGAAGTCAGTCTCCCGCTGCCAGGTAAACTCAACGCTGATGTTGCGTTTGAACTTGGCAAGCTGGAATTTTGGGGGTTATTGTTTCCGGCCTCGACAGCAGGATTTGCTAAATTTGGCAAGGGCAAAAATCCGCTGCTTCCTACCCGCTTGGGGGCTGAAGATGGCTGAGGAGTTTCTAAGTCCCGATCTCGAAGTTCCTCGAATAAACCTTTGCTTTTTACTACTGATGAATTTAACACGTTCAGTTCAGAAGCAGTAGAGCCATTAAACTTATTGACTAGCACTGGTAAGCTGTCGATTTCAGCCGCAATGGCTGTATCTTCAGCAGATAGCCCCGATAGCGAAGCTGGAGTGTTTGAGGCTGGTTCTTCTTCGCCATCTATGCTCAACCTTTCTGGATTTACAGAGACCTCCCAGATAAATAACCCCCCCGCACACAGCACGGCTAAGGGAGCCCAAACTGCTGGTTGCGTCCAGTGGCGCAACCGCGCTATTAGATAGCGGACAGATGTAGGAAATTGCTTAAAAATTGACATAGTTTTGCTTCTATCCGATCGTGCGGATTTAAAACTATTTTTCCTAGTCTACCACATCAATCTTGATTATTTTTGCTAGCCCGGGGTAAGGGCGATCGGGAGCATCTCGGCTTTTACTGTCGGTGTGCGATCGTCCGGCTCGCTATATTTATAGACTTTGCTGTGCGGGACGGATCGGAGTCCCAAAAAACGCTTTTTACTTTCTGCAGAGATGCTCCGAGTCCGATCGAACTTTTGATTGAAAGTTGCGAAAGCTCAATGCAACTGGTGAAAAGCCATAAAGCACTGGTAGAAATATGTCTTGCTTTCCTTAAATCAAGGGGCATAAGATGATAAAATATTATGGGATGCGGAGCTCGGGCTGCCTGGTCTGTCAGCAGATCGACCTCAAACCAAAATGTCAAACCAAAATGTCAAGCTAAAATTGGCAATTGCTGAGAATAACACCCAAGGAAAGTTGAGAGGAAATTAATGAAAAAAGTAGTTGAAGTATTAGCAAATCGGGAACAACTAATAGATCGATCGCTGGAGATTGTGCTGTCGAAAATCTCAGAAGCCATAGCAGAACGCGGACTTTGTACGATCGCCGCAGCGGGCGGAAGCACACCCGAACCGCTCTACAGAGCGCTCTGTGCCCAAGACCTGCCTTGGGACAAAATTCACGTGTTCTGGGGCGACGAACGCTACGTTCCCCCAGAACACCCAGACAGCAATCAAAGAATGGCGCGCCTCGCGTGGCTCGATCGAGTGAATATCCCCGCCAGCAACATCCACCCCATGCCCACAGGCGCCGGCGACCCCGCAGCCGACGCTGCGGCGCACCAAACCGAATTGCAGCAGTTCTTCAAAGTATCCGACGGCGAGTTTCCTGCTTTCGACATCATTTTATTGGGCATAGGAGACGACGCCCACACAGCCTCTCTATTTCCCGGCACAGCAGCCTTGGAAGTCCGCGACGCCCTAGTAACTGTCGGCAACAAAGACGGTCAACCCCGCATTACCTTTACAGTCCCCTTAATCAACCGGGCCCGGTGCGTCATCTTCATGGTCGCAGGAGCCAGCAAACAACCCGCCCTTGCTCAAATTTTTGCCCCCGCAGCCGACGAAATGACTTATCCAGCCAGACTCGTTCAACCAGATGGCGAGCTTTGGTGGCTGCTCGATGCGGCGGCTGGCGAAGCAGTAAAATAGCCGACAGGGCCGCAAGCGTGCCAACACAGTCAGCATTATCACTAACTCAATCTTGCCCATCACAGCTAACGTCACGGCGTCAGCTCAGTTGCTAGTATTAGCGAAGCAATATAAGAATTGTGGCGGTTAAAGTTAAAATTTGACCATATACACGAGTATTTTTATGAGGCTGATTTGAAAATCTGGCCGATAGCAAGGAGAAATCGATGATTGTCTGTCCCAATTGCAATCACCAGAACCCCGACGGGGCCAGCCAGTGCGAGGCTTGCTACACGCCTTTACCTGTTACCGCAAGTTGCTCGAACTGCGGTGCAGCAGTTCAGACAGATGCAGCATTTTGCGGCCAGTGTGGCTTTAACTTGCGTCCGGGTTCCATAGTTCCAGAAGTTGAGGTAACAGTACCGTCCCCGTCGCCTGTAGGCCCCACAGTGGTATCGTCACCGGCGCCCGATTTAGTGCCACCCGATCCCCTGATGGCAATGGAACCTCTAGTTACCCTGAATAAGGGGCTCAACTTGGAAAAAAGTCCCGCCAGCATTCCGACGATTCCAGATCCCCCGCCTTCGCCCTCGGTTCCTGTTACAACTGAATCGGTGGCAACACCAGTAAATATCTCTCCTCCGGTTCCGGGCCCACAGCCAGCAGGTGTAGCTAAAACTCAACTGCAACAGCAGTCGGCGCGCCTGCTGCACGTTCAGACAAATACGCCGATGGAATTGCCTCACAGTCTGTCTGTGGTTCACATAGGCAAGCCAAATGACTTAGTGCCGCCGGATATTGATGTTTCGGGATTTGCTAATTCTGAGATAGTTTCTCGGGTACACGCAAATCTCCGGGTGGAGGGAGATGCTTGCTACCTAGAAGATGTAGGCAGTTCCAACGGCACTTACGTCAACAATACTCCGCTACCCAAGGGAAACCGCCACCGGTTGCGACCGGGA of Oscillatoria nigro-viridis PCC 7112 contains these proteins:
- a CDS encoding LptA/OstA family protein, encoding MMPSAKLLNSRIFKGLSLLLPLTLAGAIASPTYPQAGPPRTLSVRSDIQEADSKTGIVTARGNVQINYPARQIQATAAQAQYFSRERRIILSGDVYVLQQGNSLRGETITYLIDEGRFIALPDNPGQVESVYLVAPEQDAAAQNAVGSQRPPVNPQPAIKPPASPRTAPR
- a CDS encoding DUF2079 domain-containing protein, which codes for MQNRENFADDSEDISVSIAENREEGRSQLPSSLVWAIAAAAAIFFLCSSLRHALFQSTAFDLGIFDQAIYLIGQNQTPFSSLMGMHILGDHAAVIYYPLALLYKISPDVHWLLFVQAVALSLGAWPTWSLARLAGLNQEQSRAIALIYLLYPVVFNINLFDFHPEVIALPALLAAILAARLNKIVWFCTAILLVLSCKAVLSLTVVAMGFWLFFCEKKQRYGAIALLLGAAWFLIASQKIIPFFSGSEVAGVGRYSYLGKSVLEIIINLILKPQLVLGKILSFDTFKYLFLLTLPVIWLLLPFSGKLRLQYLTALIPALPTLLINILSDLPFQRSLAYQYSVPVIPFLFLAAIAKAERRNGEEIKGNKEEDKANKQHFLTGVNLPQIKNFRISQLWRGIQLPRIMIIWSLLIFLFLGEYKDFYLYLNRLDTWQATREAAAQVQPQSSILTDNRLAPHFAHRPIVKLLSQISPQTNLAEFQYILLNLRHPWPDTEKIGETLANQLKNSPDFHLTYQKNEVLLFKRIAN
- a CDS encoding ferredoxin-thioredoxin reductase catalytic domain-containing protein; protein product: MNTTEKSKLSNEKTLEAMKNFSETYAKRTGTYFCSEPSVTAVVIEGLAKHKDELGAPLCPCRHYEDKEAEVKAAYWNCPCIPMRERKECHCMLFLTPDNDFAGTTQEIGMDQIQAVRETM
- a CDS encoding DUF2079 domain-containing protein — protein: MLTLKSLKFHPVFLMIGATAIVLFTASSARHALFQSTAFDLAIFDQAIYLISQNQTPFSSLMAINIWGDHAAFIFYPLALLYKIYPDVHWLLLVQAVSLALGAWPSWSLARQAGLNERKAIAISALYLLYPAVFNVNLFDFHPEVIALPALLAAILAARLNKTLWFCAAIVLVLSCKAVLSLTVAAMGLWLLCFDKKRKCGLIALFLGAGWFLVATQAVIPYFNQGREHAGIGRYQYLGNSVFEIAINLIVKPNLVLGRLFSVDTFEYLALLLLPVIWWLSPRHLSSLISAVPMWAMNILSDIPAQRDLIHQYSVPILPFLLVAVISSLAASNQHKGKTIFDRLPIPNYPLPRVIVIWSLIAFLALAKYGYFWTIYLNGIDTLPATKEAISLVETKGSVLTTAQIAPHLAHRPVVKLTHANAPPANLAEFDYVLLNFRYPGWMSDREFVKNLVTQLKNTPQFQLKYQRDDIYLFTKNH
- the cas6 gene encoding CRISPR-associated endoribonuclease Cas6 — its product is MATSPNRTHTKKSLPSGLIWPADTELVGLVFELTPRAASYLYAQYAIGLHAWFLGQVQQTDPDLSQLLHDEQSEKAFTISGLEGDLLPGGKEFQLLGDRIYRWYVTGLSKPVVQWLSQWLQNLPEEIDLRNAPLLIRSWDIAFAPTTYQQLLTADPPFSPTIKLSFVTPTSFRSKGHHFPLPVPENIFHSYLRRWNNFSGLNFDQAEFLNWIDENAIISRHKLESQKVAAGKKGMVTGFTGAVEFGLGRSAHNRPDFVQLFYALGRLAPYCGTGHKTTFGLGQTRSQWLTEALPEVSIQSVLAARIDELTQKFMAQRKRTGGSRAAEIAETWATILARRELGESLFDIAADLEMPYATVKTYVKLARRALKVED
- the lptB gene encoding LPS export ABC transporter ATP-binding protein; translation: MKIVLENIHKSYGKRNVVSRVNLSVSQGEIVGLLGPNGAGKTTTFYIATGLEKPNQGTVWLNDLDITKLAMHQRAHLGIGYLAQEASIFRNMSVRDNILLVLEQTQVPRWEWRERVDFLLQEFRLEKIASSLGIQISGGERRRTELARALAAGRDGPMFLFLDEPFAGVDPIAVDEIQTIIAKLRDRKIGILITDHNVRETLEITDRAYIMRDGQILASGAEEELYSNPLVRQYYLGDNFVR
- a CDS encoding DUF309 domain-containing protein, with amino-acid sequence MTEEIPLEFCQGIEQFNCQEFYACHDTLEALWMEADEPEKRFYQGILQIAVALYHLGNQNWRGAVILLGEGINRLSYYQPSYAGIAVEDLLGQSAKLLSALQQAGPEKVAEFVPLFAGTEVAGLQLPRIIKVEGETRLRKGDSNGR
- a CDS encoding SMI1/KNR4 family protein codes for the protein MDIVEFRGISFVVATPPLQPISIQDLSAIEDCLGFLFPEDYRAFVNTLGLGETDLSIRTLPPQEILDSYLSEVRGRLSGDWFWAKNPDVLTQAQAIECVPFFDSSSGDDILFHPSDLNRWFILPHEGEEAIVVHSFQELCDFYLRRSNDLQPPYKFYGYDDI